CATACAGCTAGTCTAGTAAGTCAAACACACACAAGTAACCACAACATAGTAAAGACAAGTATATAAGGAAACATATTATCAATTATCATTTCATAAACATATACAGTTTCATAGTATCAATCTCACTACAATAGTTGATATGCCCAAATTATACCTCGTTAAAGAGATATAAAACAGTTCctatcaaatataaaatttaactaGGTTGGGGTCAAATTCCATCGGAAATAAGGTGACAACTAATCCGTATGCAGTTATTTTACTGTTAGTTActtatttccaaaataaaatggaaaatatggGAAGTTTTGGAATTCAATTTTTCAATCTTAAAGTGTAAAGAATAACGATTGACAATAGCTTGAATTAGAATTTTATGAGAGAATAACCCAAGCTTGTGTACACCAAGACTATTTGACTACTACTCGGGTTAATACATAATAACTTTTATCATTGCATTTACATCATCTTATCAATCTCCAGCTACACTTAATCATTTCTCAACCCTCCTAAATGCATGTCATTTTTGTTCTTTCAAACTAAATGTGTTTTCTTTAAACCAATAATAATTACTCAAAGTAGTTAATCTTGTTACAACATTAACTATTAGACGAGTATAGAtcccaaattattatttttaattattttctcaaGTTTTACACTTTTCAAGTCAAACTCGGGGCATTTTCTAATGTTTGAAACTATTAGaaattaattagtataaaagaTTCAACAAGATGTACAAAATAATGCTCCATTTATTCCGTACAAAACCCTAATTTTAGGTCAAAGTCGTCATGGATTCCACAACCCTAGGTAGTGAGATTTATCCACTCATGATTATGAAGACAAGAAATAAAATTGCATTCATCCAAGAAATAATTACTTACAAGAGATAAAAACAATCAAGACTTTGATTTCAGAATTTACATATTTCGTTAAAAAATCATTCTCTCGAGCGATACTGTGCTTtcaattcaaaaatatgatagtGAAATAAAACCTCAAAAAATGGTATTTATAGTGTCAAGAAATAggatattttaaattcaaaaagcTTCTTCCCAATGTTCACCTGACGGTGGGTCCAACGGCCCATCACATGTGCGACAGTCCGTCACTCATGCCATCAGTGCTATCCAGCGTTTCCGATTTAATGTCCTATTCTAACGATGAATCTGACGGTCCATCAAAGATGCGACAGTCCATTAGATAGGTCATCATACTTCTTCAACTTGATACCTCGTCTGCTTAAGCCTGACGGTGGAAGTGACGACTCGTCGTGGCTATGATGGTCCATCACACCTGCCACCAAGTCTTCATTTTGCAGCTCTTTACTTCACTTTTCTCTCTTTTACCTTTCCGCTAATTTTCTGCCTTAACATAGTAGAATAACTATTAAAATACACTATTGTTGCTTAAGAACTAGCATTTTTTCCTCGTTAAAAGCATCAAATGTGCCGTCAAATATTggcacatcaacaccctcaacttagaacaTTTGCTTGTTGTCAAACAACTCCTATCATTGAATTTATAGACCCACAGTGATTAATATTTACAGCAGTATCAATTGCAAGATACCCATTTTGCACAAGTATGCATAATCATCAATTATTACATAAACTCAAAAGGATCAAGGAATGACATTTGGATATCAACAAACAACTTGGCATACACCATTCATACTTTCCTAAACAATCATTAATCAATAGTACAAACTCATGCCCTTGTCATAAACAAGTCCCTTTCACACACGTACAAATACTCCAGCTAAGTGAGTCTACTGTGATTGTATAGTCTTCATTTATCATAAAGATACTTCTGCAGACTTACTTGAGTTAGAAATAGTCGAATTTGATGTCAGTTTTAGGGCTGGCCGTTCGTTCGGTTCGATTTGGTTTACAaaatttggttcggtttttaAATTTTCGGTTTGCTGAAAATGTTAATCCAAAccaaactaaaataaattttatttggtttgtTTTTTGCAATTTTGGTTCGGTttattttggtttgatttttggTTTATGAGATTTTTTCACTAGCCTTCGAAATGATATGTCTTCTTTTGTCAACAATCACTTTACAATTGACAAGTATGATTTTCTCAACAATACCGCGTTACATTTTTTGAAAGACTATCTCTTAGGCATAGAAATTATGACTAACAAATAATAGAGAAAACTTACAAATAATACAGAGCAGAAATGGGGCTCGAATTCAAGTCTATGCAATTTGCATATGAGTtgtttctacgactcatcttcTTGACTACGAGTTGTTATTTGGACTCATCTTGTAGGTGTTGAAAACTGCTAACTTTGGAGTCTCTGAACTTTGGTTATGACTCACTTCTATGAATCATCGAAGCTTCTACGATTTTTCCTATCAAGTCGTAGACTCGACCCTAAAGAACTCTGAAATATGGGCCTTTGAAGTTTTGGAATGAGTCTTTCTTACGACTCTTCAACAGGAAGgcgactcatcctgttgagtcatagaaCCTCTTTTGAGTAGGGTCTTGAAAAATCTCTAAGGCTCACTCTACGGCTCACTCTTATGAGTCGTGGAAagctctacgagtcatagagtgactcaTAGACATGAAGTCAACTTGAATTTTTCAGAATTTcttcttggttccaactttctgacttcCGGGATATTACATGGCAAGAATGGGAAATCTCGCCTCATTAACTTTCCACCACATTAATATATCAAATCCATCACTATCTGAGTTAATATCTTCGACAAGATATCTATCCTATTTTGATTGACTACTTGAATCTCCACTAACTTCTTTATGCTTCTGAAATTGTTGTTTTGTTCTcattgttcttttttttaaagttgtcATAATCACTCACACTAGATATACTTGATGAGTTAGCAGATGATGTAGGTGAAGATTCTAGTAATAAAGAGCCTTTTGATGACTTCTTAACATAATAACCATACAAAACTTTTATGTATGTTTTCACTGCTTCAATTAGCTTGTCCCCAATTTCTTTTCCAAACATATTCACAATTGTAAGAGGAACATAACCATGCTTGTTATGGGGATCCAACACAGATGAAATAAAGATCATCTTGTTTATTTTCTCTAGTTCACCCCAATACTTCCTGAACTTTATcctaatattttttgtatatctTTTAAATTACCATCTTCATTTTCCATCATCTCTTTCAAAATAAGATCAAGTTCAGCAATTTCCACAAAATGCACATTGTTAGTGACATACTTTGAACCAGAGACCTTCAAAGTAAGAAGATAAAAAGTATTAAGAAATTTTACCATTGACATCACATATTCCCAATCATCACTTGTAAGAATACCTACACTAGTTCCATCTTCACAAAGATAGATACGAAGATGATCCAATAATCCAATATTAAAAAAACTATATCTTTCAAAAGCAAGCTCAAAATGTTGTGTTGTATCAAGCATCAAGTATGTAGATTTTCACCGAGTAGAAATATCTAAACATAATGATTTCTTATAATTTATCAATTGAGATTCACAACATTCTTCGAACTTTCTAATTCTTGCAGGAGATTGTTTAATGTATTTCATAGCTTGTCTCACTCTCTTGATAGAGTTACCAATTTCTTTCAACCCATCTTGCTattacgacccaaccccgtgggctatGACCGGGTGCCCAAGCTGGACACTCGCGTGTACACCTGTAAACTGTAAGTAAGCCTGTCGTATGATCATGTATTAGCCCAACCTATCTCCTGAGAGGCTACAACTTATTATTCAGGTAGCATAACACATATGCCGATGAGCTtatcatagcatgtggggttgtcccattatatacatatatgagagccgacaaggctgccgcGACAGAGGAAACATCCCAAATATACCTCATACAAACACGattaagcacatatatatacacaacccactcTCATGtgtacagacctctaagagtagtgacaataacatatggcgggacaagtcCCCCGCCATACCTTTGAATAAACgaaagtaaatatatacatcaagggtcagtaccaaaaactaggctcctatataatggagcttcttccaaattggATGAGCGGAATCTTAAgatggtggactcccaaaacctgtgtctgcacctgcgggcatgaaatgcaacctcCTAGAAagagggggttagtacgacacatgtactgagtatgtaagaaTACAACATTATGTGAAAAATTACAGTTAAAAAAGGGATGCAGGAAAAAGTATAATGTTTAGCcatttactgtacctgcatcttataaaataaagtcatacatattattaTCACGTACTGTACCTGCCCGTTCagggacttggtgtaacaatTACATCATTCTAATATCATGAGCACATGTGTATTATTAGAGTTGTGGaacatacaatccgatccatgtatatagaaagtacctGTCGAGGGACGACGacccaatccacatatcgtataataatatcgaggaatgacggcccgatctgTATCTCATATAgcaatgccgaggtatgatggcccgatccatatattgcaTAATAATGCCTAGGTACGATAGCTCAATCCATATATTACGTAATAATatcgaggtacgacggcccgatccgtatacatacatatcatacAACAATGCCAAGGAGCTATggctcgatccacatatcacataatcatatacatatattatagccaacctaggactcggtgaaagatgtattactgTGTGCGCGAGCAAAGCAACGCATAACCATATGTAACTAAATTATCATTCAAGGCTCAACCGAGTAATCAAGTGAACCCTCATTTGAATATCAGGGTAGCAGTCgtcttaagtaccctctaacgGTTAGTAGGAATCTTATCAAGTGAAGTCTCAGGTATCAGAGGCACGTATCAAGATGATGCATATAGTTTATGCAATTAAAGACTTTTATTCTTATAGAGCTTTTACATTCATGAGTAAATACAAATCATGAGTTATATAAAGGACTTAACAATGGAATGACCTCTAgcctcatatcattcattacttaacttgaaggcatgccaaaagaaaggaagagatagcttcacataccttttatagagTAATCATCCCCACTCTTGCTTCGTTGCCTTCTAAatctatttaacacgaaggtaatactgaCATTAATAACATTCAGCCTTCCAGCTTCTCAAACTATAACCAAGCATCTCTAGGAATCATTTCTTTATGTGtctttctcaagtagtttacTAATAGGtaaagaagttaacggaaatcaggcagcacttcccctataacttgccctatccaaacttctagTTACATCCTTGATAAGCACATCCAACAACCAACAATAATAAGCAGCACATATACAAGTAACCCATTTCAACATTAcgcaatacaaaccccaaacaactcatttaaaactttGATAACAAAacagggtttttaatctctatttcataaaacctttaaccacatgaaacgaagggtcatgtggctgcaaccagaagaacccacaccctatTTTGGACCATGTTCCATCCCTACAACATACCACCAAACCCTCCAATCCaaagcaccacaatcacaacacattACTCGACTTCGACTTAACTAAaatgactttaatttagtttgtttctaacgccaagcATAATTATACATTTTTActacttccaacttcatttaacacctataatacactccataaaaacattattaactccactttgaaagagaagaccttaccttattcAAAACTTGCATAAACTctcctcggaagttccttaatcgcactgaaaagtagtggactgctCGTCACctttccttgctgccccaaaccgaattttttcattattaaaaacCATTATATCACCGTagaatatcttaaataattaattcatagaacgaaAGTCAGAACCTTACCTTGACAGGGCCAAACCCGTAACTCTCCCTTTGGCTTGCtaggtttttctttcaacttttccttatttgttctaagtgtaaaagatgACTTTATGATGCATTAGTCATCAAATGGTCCTTATATACAACATCTTAAGATGTGACACGTGTTaaacccctaagggtgacacgtgtctaatCTTTATTGGACCACCCAAACCATGCCACcactccaaggctgccacgtggcagcataggacccacctcaagtaggtatgtcacctacttggtccaagtaggtgcatcacctacttagtacaagtaggtgcatcacctgcttgctttcaagtaggtgctacgcctcctttcgcctctttcgtgggttcgtaatctcatctcactttaagagcttaTGTATTCCTCACTATTTAAGCgcaacgtgtactcaagtaacttgagtatgtaggacatccaagttgataacttacgcaagtagattgcataccacgactcattatttggccccCCAACTCCTTCCAAGTCCCTCTAGACCTATATCTAATCTTCCctcttatggggcatcacattctcccttccttggattTATTTGGTAAGGTTGTAGATAACCTGGGTCACAGGGCAacctttaagaagtttaagaagtgttcaaagtacaaaagtacggggcataacacTTGCACACTATAAGATTAAGAATATGTGCCATACACCTCACATGAAGGTGTTCACCCCCCATTATGTTAGTTCCCCAATTACTCAGTTGCTTAGATATTTCTTTCACCGTAACATCATTAGAATTAGAATTATCAACTATAATAGTAAGCACATTATCCAAACCTCATTCTATCACGAACTGATTTCTCaaatcatgatgacacctactatcaacccaccagtaAGTAAGCCTAATCCCACAGTCCGGAACCATAGGCAATGGACCATCACAagcagaagaaaaagaaataataatgataataataataatagtaatagtaataataataataataatagtaataataataataataataatagaaataataaaaataataataataataacaataataataatagtaataataataataataataataataatattaataataataataacaataataataataatagtagtagtagtagtaataataataataataataatgataataataataataataataataataattattattattatagtaataatagtaataataataataataatagtaataataataatagtaatagtaatagtaatagtaatagtaatagtaatagtaatagtaataatagtaataataatagtaatacttgtaataataatagtaatagtaacaatagtaataataatactaataataataatagtaataattgtaataataataataataataataataataataatagtagtagtagtactagtaaaaatagtaatagtaatagtaatagcaataataatagtaatagtaataataataataatagtaataataataataataataataataataataataataataataataataataataatactaataacaacaacaacaacaataataataatagtaataatacaaataataataaaaatagtaataataatattagtactaatagtaatagtaatattagtaataataatagtagtaataatagtaatagtaatagtagtaataataataataatagtaatagtagtagtaataagaatagtagtagtagtagtagtagtagtagtagtagtagtaataataataataataataataataataataataataataataataataataataatattaatatcaataataataatagtaataacaataataataataataatagtaatagtaataataataataatagtaatgataatagtagtagtagtaataataataataataataataataataataataataataataataataataataataatagtaatagcaataataataatattaatagcaataataatattaataatagcaataataataataatagtaatagtaataataataataatagtaatgataatagtagtaataataatactaataatagtaatattaataataataatagtaataataatagtaataataataataatagtaataataatagtaatagtaataataatagtaatagtaataataataatagtaataataatagtaatagtaatagtaataataatagtaataataattataatagtaataataatattagtaataataataataatagtaataataataataataataatgataataataataataataataatagtaatagtaatagtaatagtaatagtaatagtaatagtaatagtaataataatagcaatactaataatagtaatagtaataatagtaataataataataataataataataataataataataataataataataataataataataataatagtaataagaataataacaataacaataataacaataataataacaataatgataacaataataagaataataataataacaacaataataataacaataataataacaataataataagaatatagTCTGATTAGAAGTATCATATAATTTACATCTAGGATATAATGTGgataataatttgaaataaattcTATGAGATAAACATATAAGTTCAAAACCTGGAACATAGTTATAACCATGACTTTTAACATTTAATGTTAAAGCATCAAGAATATTAACATCTGACAAAGATAATTGCAGATTAAATTGTGTATTGAAGTAAACTGGACCATACTCCACAGTTGATTCAATTGAACCCATtaatgattgtctaaaatttaaattcctAGCATCTCTTAGTGCAGCTAGAAAAGTTTCAGGTAAccctttaagagttaaaatctaTCTTTTGCTTCTGTAGGACATTGAATATGAGTAGGAGTTAAACCTTATTCTTTAACAGAAGTTCTTGCTCGTCTTGATATAAAGACTGATACTGTAGTAAGAGATACTTCTTTAGATGATTTAAAAACCGAAGTGGATAAACTAAAAATAGAGATTGGCCATAGGCTTGCTTAATTTTGGGATCTTTTCTAGTTAATTTATCCCAGAAACTATTATAATATATGCGACATAAACACAAAATCTTTTCTTCTAGGGTATATCCCACTTCTGATACCATCGCAACCAGGATCTATAAGGCTGACGATAGTCCGCACGACCATCCAGATCTTGCTTGAAATTATATCCTTAAACTTGCAGTTAGCaaggataaaatcaaaatatgaaaggtTTTATTTAGTTCATGGCTATATGGAAACTTTTCACCTGATTAAGGGCCTTGTCAGATAGTTCGATCTATACTATTATTAATCCGGCAACTAGCAGTTCTAACAGTGTGAAATACTGTccctttttcttctccttttaaTGGAGACTTACACCACCACTGCTTGCTAGGCTTGATTAATAGAGTAGTACCGAAATCGACTGTACCACCATTTTAGAACCAAGTCATAGAACTATGATAAAATCTCATATATTTTAACTGAGTCTGGTTCTTTCATGATGCATATATTATATAACTTAGATATCTGGCATAGATATGAGATTTCTAGCCGGACATAGTCATGACTATGGGGAAGTATAAAAACTAAAGTCTGCAAATTAAAATACCTTGAACCGAAGGCTGTTCCGAATTTCAAACTTTATTTCTTCAAGCTGGATATTTTACAATGAAGGTTGTGTACAAGAGAGAGGGAGAGGAGAGAAGGAAATGTAAAAACTTCTGcttaaaaactgaaaataaatgCCTTTTATATAGGAGGACAAAGGAGACCAACGAATAAATGAGGGTCCTTAGAACAATGTATCTACTGTtaatatacaatattttaactgttgatataaaaataactttcttcATTTTGATGGTACTCGGAATATATCCTTGCATGGCCTTGTATGTTTTCAACTGCTTAAGGGTGCGCAATGACCGTTTCATTCTGCTCTTCCCTTACCTTTAACAGCTATCTTCAGGAAATCTTCCTTGTCGTGTAAGGACTCGAGGAATTCTTCCACCTTTTAGAGTTCAATCTCAGATAATATAGGCCTGGGTCCATCTGACTAGGCATCGGCGATATCATCGCTTGCTTTACTTTTCATCGAGGTGTCAGATTTGTCGTATTGGTTAAGGGTTTGAAGAAAATTTCTCTTAAACTCTTTAAGGTATTCATTAATCATTTCATGCTTATCACCTTATTGGACCAAAATTCTTCGGGCAATATGTTTGACTGAGTTATCAGCTACCAATTTCTTTTGGGGTAGATCTGTATAATCCTGGATTTTTTCTCGAATACTGTCGATTAGCTCTTGGCATAGGCTTGCTTAGTTTTGGGatcttttcttattaatttatcccagaaattattataatatacgCGATATAAACATGGAATTTTTTCTGGGGTATATCCCACTTTTGGGAGCCGTTTATGAATCCATAATATtgaaaactcaataaaaaagCACATCTGGTCAATTTTATCCAAGTTACAAACATGGTTGGAGAGGTATAACTCCATGAGAAATGGGGAAACCTTCATCCATTCCTTGTATAAGTTGAGGTATTCATATGGTAAAATCTTTACCGTCGGTCCGTGGAATGTCCACCATCTGATAAACCAGTTTGGAATTAGTCCATCAAAATTTTTTGCACAAATCTGTATGAACCAAGTATGCTTatgtttatcattatta
The genomic region above belongs to Solanum dulcamara chromosome 5, daSolDulc1.2, whole genome shotgun sequence and contains:
- the LOC129890590 gene encoding uncharacterized protein LOC129890590 — encoded protein: MTPTINPPVSKPNPTVRNHRQWTITSRRKRNNNDNNNNSNSNNNNNNSNNNNNNNRNNKNNNNNNNNNNSNNNNNNNNNINNNNNNNNNNSSSSSNNNNNNNDNNNNNNNNNYYYYSNNSNNNNNNSNNNNSNSNSNSNSNSNSNSNNSNNNSNTCNNNSNSNNSNNNTNNNNSNNCNNNNNNNNNNNSSSSTSKNSNSNSNSNNNSNSNNNNNSNNNNNNNNNNNNNNNNNNNNNNNNININNNNSNNNNNNNNSNSNNNNNSNDNSSSSNNNNNNNNNNNNNNNNNNNNSNSNNNNINSNNNINNSNNNNNSNSNNNNNSNDNSSNNNTNNSNINNNNSNNNSNNNNNSNNNSNSNNNSNSNNNNSNNNSNSNSNNNSNNNYNSNNNISNNNNNSNNNNNNNDNNNNNNNSNSNSNSNSNSNSNSNNNSNTNNSNSNNSNNNNNNNNNNNNNNNNNNNNNNSNKNNNNNNNNNNNNNNDNNNKNNNNNNNNNNNNNNNNNKNIV